The Thermanaerovibrio acidaminovorans DSM 6589 genome contains a region encoding:
- a CDS encoding HAMP domain-containing methyl-accepting chemotaxis protein, whose translation MIFFRSLGVRGRVLFLLGASLGALIAVGSLGCLSTRGVLSSMEAMRSRCLDSVRELTRMEANLAKAKGNVYDLIFLDRTKEKDAVTADIAEWEVEQWSSQCRELIDRFKGAPLDSFEAERLEALADAMKEWDSVRGMTLKLAKEGRRDEALVNFKEEELPAMSKVLKGLEVLGDHRSELAGGISSRVARRAYRWSLLVALIAAGAFWGLLVLGLSLSNSISKPLGGVMDAMDRLSRGDVAPSGDSLVDSPVPELSRLARGVANAVEQVRDSILEVRRCARELLDRSCEFTSLSERAGEGAARAAQGVDSLAERLEELMESSRCMAASVEELSQGVQRLSHSCARMVRQSQEARSAGLLGAQMVQRLSQGLEGMASHAEGAAQRLEGLDRRASDIRGFVSRIEELSDQTNLLALNAAIEAARAGDQGRGFAVVAEEVRKLAEETRGAAVTIAQLAQGIQGDVASVAEAANGSLHGCLASRDLAEQARGAIDTMMGLLEEMSSDTGELASVAERQATYSQEMAATVRDMSAMAGQAFLESRRVRMEVQGLEEEANLVALGAREVEALSYALGEAVGRFRVEPSLTQVDLEVDKPLEKDQGLVDMTPWVEKIPLEGYPSHVAAI comes from the coding sequence ATGATCTTTTTTCGATCCTTAGGAGTTAGGGGCAGAGTTCTTTTTCTCCTTGGGGCCTCCCTTGGGGCACTTATTGCGGTGGGATCCTTGGGCTGTCTGTCCACCCGGGGGGTTCTATCCTCCATGGAGGCAATGAGATCCCGATGCCTGGATTCGGTCCGGGAGCTTACGCGAATGGAGGCAAATCTCGCCAAGGCGAAGGGCAACGTCTACGATCTGATCTTCCTGGATAGGACCAAGGAGAAGGACGCGGTAACCGCTGATATAGCCGAGTGGGAAGTGGAGCAGTGGAGCTCCCAGTGCCGGGAGCTGATAGATAGGTTCAAGGGGGCTCCGCTGGATTCCTTCGAGGCGGAGCGGCTGGAAGCTCTCGCTGACGCCATGAAGGAGTGGGACTCGGTCAGAGGCATGACTTTGAAACTGGCGAAGGAGGGGAGGCGGGATGAGGCGCTGGTGAATTTCAAGGAGGAGGAGCTGCCCGCCATGTCCAAGGTGCTGAAGGGGCTGGAGGTGCTTGGGGATCACAGATCGGAGCTGGCGGGGGGCATATCGTCCCGGGTGGCCCGCCGGGCCTACCGCTGGTCCCTCCTGGTGGCTCTGATCGCCGCCGGCGCATTCTGGGGACTCCTTGTGCTGGGGTTGTCCCTATCCAACTCCATATCCAAGCCCCTCGGCGGGGTGATGGACGCCATGGATCGACTCTCCCGTGGAGACGTTGCCCCTTCCGGTGACTCCCTGGTGGACTCACCGGTGCCCGAACTGTCCCGTCTTGCCCGGGGGGTGGCCAATGCGGTGGAGCAGGTGAGGGATTCGATCCTGGAGGTTCGGCGTTGTGCCCGGGAGCTGCTGGACCGGTCCTGTGAGTTCACGTCCTTGTCCGAGCGGGCCGGCGAGGGGGCCGCCCGGGCGGCCCAGGGGGTCGATTCTCTGGCGGAGCGGCTGGAGGAGCTGATGGAGTCCTCCCGATGCATGGCCGCATCGGTGGAGGAGCTGTCCCAGGGGGTACAGCGGCTGTCCCATAGTTGCGCCCGGATGGTCCGGCAGTCCCAGGAGGCCCGGTCCGCAGGCCTACTGGGGGCCCAGATGGTCCAGCGGCTGTCCCAGGGGCTGGAGGGCATGGCTTCCCACGCGGAGGGGGCCGCCCAGAGGTTGGAGGGCCTTGACAGGAGGGCGTCGGATATCCGGGGCTTCGTGTCCCGGATAGAGGAGCTGTCGGATCAGACCAACCTGCTGGCGCTGAACGCCGCCATAGAGGCCGCCCGGGCGGGGGACCAGGGCAGGGGGTTCGCAGTGGTGGCCGAGGAGGTCCGGAAGCTGGCGGAGGAGACCCGGGGGGCGGCGGTGACCATAGCCCAACTGGCCCAGGGGATCCAGGGGGACGTGGCCTCCGTGGCGGAGGCGGCTAACGGGAGCCTCCATGGGTGTCTGGCCTCCAGGGACCTGGCGGAACAGGCCCGGGGGGCAATAGATACCATGATGGGCCTGCTGGAGGAGATGAGCTCCGACACCGGGGAGCTGGCGTCGGTGGCGGAGCGGCAGGCGACCTACAGCCAGGAGATGGCCGCCACCGTCCGGGATATGTCCGCCATGGCAGGCCAGGCCTTCCTGGAGTCCCGAAGGGTCAGGATGGAGGTGCAGGGTCTTGAGGAGGAGGCCAACCTGGTGGCCCTGGGAGCCAGGGAGGTGGAGGCCCTCTCGTACGCCCTGGGAGAGGCGGTGGGGCGCTTCCGAGTGGAGCCGTCTCTGACCCAGGTGGATCTGGAGGTGGACAAGCCTTTGGAGAAGGACCAGGGCCTGGTGGATATGACCCCATGGGTTGAAAAAATCCCCCTGGAGGGTTACCCTTCCCATGTGGCGGCGATATGA
- a CDS encoding Cof-type HAD-IIB family hydrolase gives MKRLIRLLALDMDGTILDEGGVLPPRRAELLRELADEGIRITFVTGRMFRSAVRYGEMVPLGAPLVAYNGAMIVDLMGVMWYHDPIPEEETRRVLGFFRDWGVYVQAYNREELWVEEATSPASRYYARLSGVEPTQVGDDLYRGGFASTKILAVEEDPKRMEELIREARSSFPSLDFYTSKGQFLEVMLKGVNKGRSLEMLIYFLGIQKDQVLVMGDGDNDSHMLSSFPNSVAVAGASDLAKRSARFVVPQGAEPVEWIRDNVICGAEPCRCGG, from the coding sequence GTGAAGCGGTTGATAAGGCTCTTGGCTTTGGACATGGACGGCACCATCCTGGATGAGGGGGGAGTCCTACCCCCCCGGAGGGCGGAGCTGCTCCGGGAGCTGGCGGATGAGGGGATCAGGATAACCTTCGTCACCGGCCGAATGTTCCGCTCCGCGGTCCGTTACGGGGAGATGGTGCCCCTTGGGGCCCCGTTGGTGGCCTACAACGGGGCCATGATAGTGGACCTCATGGGGGTCATGTGGTACCACGATCCGATCCCGGAGGAGGAGACCAGGCGGGTGCTGGGTTTCTTCCGGGACTGGGGGGTATACGTGCAGGCCTACAACCGGGAGGAGCTCTGGGTGGAGGAGGCCACATCCCCCGCGTCCCGGTACTACGCCCGGCTGTCCGGGGTGGAGCCCACCCAGGTGGGGGATGACCTGTACAGGGGAGGCTTCGCCTCCACAAAGATCCTGGCGGTGGAGGAGGACCCAAAGAGGATGGAGGAGCTGATCCGGGAGGCCAGGTCCAGTTTCCCGTCCCTGGACTTTTACACCTCCAAGGGACAGTTCCTGGAGGTGATGCTGAAGGGGGTCAACAAGGGCAGGTCCCTGGAGATGCTGATCTACTTCCTGGGGATCCAGAAGGACCAGGTGCTGGTCATGGGGGACGGGGACAACGACAGCCACATGCTGAGCTCCTTCCCCAACTCGGTGGCGGTTGCCGGTGCCTCCGATCTGGCCAAGAGGTCCGCCCGGTTCGTTGTGCCCCAGGGGGCGGAGCCGGTGGAGTGGATAAGGGATAACGTCATCTGCGGTGCGGAGCCCTGCCGCTGCGGCGGTTGA
- the deoC gene encoding deoxyribose-phosphate aldolase codes for MNLDRRELAAKIEHAFLKPDTDVNAIRRGISDSVEAGLGAVVLQPCHVKMAANVTDGSRTKVVAVVGFPLGSTYTEAKVLETRMCVDDGADEIDMVMNLSLFASGSYDQVQRDVEAVISSAQGRPVKVIIETALWDEGAIVKACQLARDSGASFVKTSTGFFGGAEEWSVRLIRKTVGNRLGVKASGGIRDLSKMLAMLSAGADRIGTSSSLEILDQWDKRFR; via the coding sequence ATGAATTTGGATCGCAGGGAGCTGGCGGCCAAGATAGAGCACGCTTTCCTCAAGCCGGATACGGATGTGAACGCCATCCGCCGGGGGATATCCGACTCGGTGGAGGCCGGGCTGGGGGCGGTGGTGCTGCAGCCCTGCCACGTCAAGATGGCGGCCAACGTGACCGACGGGAGCAGGACCAAGGTGGTGGCGGTGGTGGGCTTCCCCCTGGGGAGCACCTACACGGAGGCCAAGGTGCTGGAGACCAGGATGTGCGTGGACGACGGGGCGGACGAGATCGACATGGTGATGAACCTGTCCCTCTTCGCCTCCGGCAGCTACGACCAGGTCCAGCGGGACGTTGAGGCGGTAATATCCTCCGCCCAAGGGCGCCCGGTGAAGGTGATAATCGAGACCGCCCTGTGGGACGAGGGGGCCATAGTGAAGGCCTGTCAGCTGGCCCGGGACTCGGGGGCGTCGTTCGTGAAGACCTCCACCGGGTTCTTCGGCGGCGCGGAGGAGTGGTCCGTACGGCTGATCCGGAAGACCGTTGGCAACCGGCTGGGGGTGAAGGCCTCGGGGGGCATAAGGGACCTGAGCAAGATGCTGGCCATGCTCTCCGCCGGGGCGGACCGGATAGGCACCAGCTCCTCTCTGGAGATCCTGGACCAGTGGGACAAGCGCTTCAGGTAG